The following coding sequences lie in one Bacteroidota bacterium genomic window:
- a CDS encoding Bax inhibitor-1/YccA family protein, whose translation MEIGRSSNPTLNQKIFDSGAFSFTGTEVMTLQGTVNKIFIMLLLVLLGAIYTWNLFFNAASPAAGAMAVQGWIMGGAIGGFVFAMITSFKKSWAPYTAPVYALLEGVFLGALSAFFETMFQGIVIQAVALTFGTLFALLFCYKSGIIKPTQKFKLIVFAATGGICLFYLITFILSLFHMNMAMFYGSGTLSIAISLVVVVIAALNLVLDFDFIEQGVNANAPKYMEWYSAFGLMVTLVWLYIEFLQLLAKLANRR comes from the coding sequence ATGGAAATTGGACGTTCATCGAATCCGACACTGAATCAAAAAATTTTTGATTCGGGTGCTTTTAGTTTTACCGGAACCGAAGTGATGACTTTGCAGGGGACGGTAAACAAAATTTTTATAATGCTTTTGCTCGTTCTTTTAGGGGCAATATATACCTGGAATCTTTTTTTCAATGCTGCTTCTCCTGCTGCAGGGGCAATGGCGGTGCAGGGTTGGATCATGGGAGGTGCAATCGGCGGGTTTGTCTTTGCCATGATCACTTCATTCAAAAAATCATGGGCCCCTTATACGGCACCTGTTTATGCTCTTTTAGAAGGTGTTTTCCTGGGTGCGCTTTCGGCTTTCTTCGAAACAATGTTCCAGGGGATCGTGATTCAGGCTGTAGCCTTAACCTTTGGAACCCTTTTTGCACTTTTGTTCTGCTATAAATCAGGTATCATCAAACCTACACAAAAGTTCAAATTAATTGTATTTGCTGCTACCGGCGGTATCTGCCTTTTCTATCTGATTACCTTTATTCTTAGCCTTTTTCACATGAACATGGCTATGTTTTATGGCAGCGGTACTTTAAGCATTGCAATCAGCCTGGTTGTAGTGGTTATTGCAGCTTTAAACCTGGTGCTTGATTTCGATTTCATCGAACAGGGCGTTAATGCCAATGCTCCTAAGTATATGGAATGGTATTCGGCCTTTGGCTTAATGGTTACCCTGGTTTGGTTATATATTGAATTTTTGCAGCTGCTTGCTAAATTGGCAAATCGCAGGTAA